A single region of the Brachypodium distachyon strain Bd21 chromosome 3, Brachypodium_distachyon_v3.0, whole genome shotgun sequence genome encodes:
- the LOC100840016 gene encoding protein DETOXIFICATION 32 isoform X3 has product MGCALDTLCGQAVGAGHLDMLGVYVQQSWIVCGAAAAALAPVYALATPILRSLLRQPAAVADAAGPYARWAAPRLLAHAANFPLQKFFQTQSKVWALALISAVGLGAHVALTYVAVRRLGCGLRGAAVAGNVSYWLIDAAQLAYLLSGRFPDAWKGFSVDAFKNLAAFVKLSLVSAIMVCLEFWYYAALLILVGLLKNGQLQLDIMSVCINYEFWIMMVALGFSEAVSVRVSNELGAGRPKSAKFAVAVAATTTAFIGAIFMAVFFIWRSSLPRVFSENEEVIQGAARMGYLLAVTVFFVSIGPVLSGVAVGAGWQLLVAFVNIGCYYLVGIPAGVLFGFKFKLGALGIWMGMLTGTLLQMTILLCIIKRTQWEKQATLAAARILELGGKNEDQPLMTTTCTEDDPMDTANDEIYMQASKKNVELVCKEQV; this is encoded by the exons ATGGGCTGCGCCCTGGACACGCTGTGCGGGCAGGCCGTGGGCGCGGGGCACCTGGACATGCTGGGCGTCTACGTGCAGCAGTCCTGGATCGtctgcggcgccgccgcggccgcgctcgCGCCGGTGTACGCCCTGGCGACGCCGATCCTGAGGTCCCTCCTCCGGcagcccgccgccgtggccgacgCCGCGGGCCCGTACGCGCGCTGGGCCGCCCCGCGGCTGCTGGCCCACGCCGCCAACTTCCCGCTGCAGAAGTTCTTCCAGACCCAGAGCAAGGTCTGGGCCCTGGCGCTCATCTCCGCCGTGGGCCTGGGGGCCCACGTCGCTCTCACCTATGTCGCCGTCAGGAGGCTCGGCTGCGGCCTCCGCggggccgccgtggccgggAACGTCTCCTACTGGCTTATCGACGCCGCGCAGCTCGCCTACTTGCTTAGCGGCAGATTCCCTGACGCCTGGAAGGGCTTCTCCGTCGATGCGTTCAAGAACCTCGCCGCGTTCGTCAAGCTCTCCCTCGTGTCAGCCATCATGGTCTG TTTGGAATTTTGGTACTACGCTGCATTGCTCATTCTTGTGGGTCTCCTGAAGAATGGCCAACTCCAGCTGGATATCATGTCAGTTTG CATCAACTACGAGTTCTGGATCATGATGGTCGCACTAGGCTTCAGCGAAGCAGTCAG CGTTAGGGTGTCGAACGAGCTCGGAGCGGGCAGACCAAAGTCGGCCAAGTTCgcggtggccgtggcggcCACAACAACGGCCTTCATCGGTGCCATCTTCATGGCTGTCTTCTTCATTTGGAGGAGTAGCTTGCCTAGGGTCTTCAGCGAAAACGAGGAGGTGATACAGGGAGCCGCAAGGATGGGGTATCTGCTCGCTGTCACTGTCTTCTTCGTCAGTATCGGGCCAGTGCTCTCGG gtgtGGCTGTAGGAGCAGGGTGGCAATTGCTGGTAGCATTCGTAAACATCGGTTGTTACTATTTGGTGGGCATTCCAGCTGGGGTCCTGTTTGGTTTCAAGTTTAAACTGGGGGCATTG GGGATATGGATGGGCATGCTAACAGGCACGTTACTTCAGATGACCATACTTCTTTGCATTATCAAGAGAACACAGTGGGAGAAACAG GCCACATTGGCAGCAGCGAGGATCTTAGAGTTGGGAGGAAAGAACGAGGACCAGCCGTTGATGACAACGACGTGCACAGAAGATGATCCGATGGATACTGCAAATGATGAAATTTATatgcaagcaagcaagaaaaATGTAGAATTAGTGTGTAAAGAACAAGTATAG
- the LOC100840016 gene encoding protein DETOXIFICATION 29 isoform X2: protein MKRLARKSWEESKLLWRVAFPAVLTEVFQFSIGFVTASFVGHIGVVELAAVTAVESILEGFAYGVLFGMGCALDTLCGQAVGAGHLDMLGVYVQQSWIVCGAAAAALAPVYALATPILRSLLRQPAAVADAAGPYARWAAPRLLAHAANFPLQKFFQTQSKVWALALISAVGLGAHVALTYVAVRRLGCGLRGAAVAGNVSYWLIDAAQLAYLLSGRFPDAWKGFSVDAFKNLAAFVKLSLVSAIMVCLEFWYYAALLILVGLLKNGQLQLDIMSVCINYEFWIMMVALGFSEAVSVRVSNELGAGRPKSAKFAVAVAATTTAFIGAIFMAVFFIWRSSLPRVFSENEEVIQGAARMGYLLAVTVFFVSIGPVLSGVAVGAGWQLLVAFVNIGCYYLVGIPAGVLFGFKFKLGALGIWMGMLTGTLLQMTILLCIIKRTQWEKQQFLPVNGT from the exons ATGAAGAGGCTTGCTCGCAAGAGCTGGGAGGAGTCAAAGCTACTGTGGCGCGTGGCCTTCCCGGCGGTCCTGACCGAGGTGTTCCAGTTCTCCATCGGCTTCGTCACGGCCAGCTTCGTCGGCCACATCGGCGTCGTGGAGCTCGCCGCGGTCACCGCCGTAGAGAGCATCCTGGAGGGCTTCGCCTACGGAGTCCTG TTCGGCATGGGCTGCGCCCTGGACACGCTGTGCGGGCAGGCCGTGGGCGCGGGGCACCTGGACATGCTGGGCGTCTACGTGCAGCAGTCCTGGATCGtctgcggcgccgccgcggccgcgctcgCGCCGGTGTACGCCCTGGCGACGCCGATCCTGAGGTCCCTCCTCCGGcagcccgccgccgtggccgacgCCGCGGGCCCGTACGCGCGCTGGGCCGCCCCGCGGCTGCTGGCCCACGCCGCCAACTTCCCGCTGCAGAAGTTCTTCCAGACCCAGAGCAAGGTCTGGGCCCTGGCGCTCATCTCCGCCGTGGGCCTGGGGGCCCACGTCGCTCTCACCTATGTCGCCGTCAGGAGGCTCGGCTGCGGCCTCCGCggggccgccgtggccgggAACGTCTCCTACTGGCTTATCGACGCCGCGCAGCTCGCCTACTTGCTTAGCGGCAGATTCCCTGACGCCTGGAAGGGCTTCTCCGTCGATGCGTTCAAGAACCTCGCCGCGTTCGTCAAGCTCTCCCTCGTGTCAGCCATCATGGTCTG TTTGGAATTTTGGTACTACGCTGCATTGCTCATTCTTGTGGGTCTCCTGAAGAATGGCCAACTCCAGCTGGATATCATGTCAGTTTG CATCAACTACGAGTTCTGGATCATGATGGTCGCACTAGGCTTCAGCGAAGCAGTCAG CGTTAGGGTGTCGAACGAGCTCGGAGCGGGCAGACCAAAGTCGGCCAAGTTCgcggtggccgtggcggcCACAACAACGGCCTTCATCGGTGCCATCTTCATGGCTGTCTTCTTCATTTGGAGGAGTAGCTTGCCTAGGGTCTTCAGCGAAAACGAGGAGGTGATACAGGGAGCCGCAAGGATGGGGTATCTGCTCGCTGTCACTGTCTTCTTCGTCAGTATCGGGCCAGTGCTCTCGG gtgtGGCTGTAGGAGCAGGGTGGCAATTGCTGGTAGCATTCGTAAACATCGGTTGTTACTATTTGGTGGGCATTCCAGCTGGGGTCCTGTTTGGTTTCAAGTTTAAACTGGGGGCATTG GGGATATGGATGGGCATGCTAACAGGCACGTTACTTCAGATGACCATACTTCTTTGCATTATCAAGAGAACACAGTGGGAGAAACAG CAATTTCTACCAGTTAATGGAACATGA
- the LOC100822350 gene encoding uncharacterized protein LOC100822350, which yields MPAPDVHDGRHGPSFLPISIPPCGPTPPPLCSSSAPHPIPPLSFRHLSPCARWSAWVTTALSDAAFAPLLRSAAIYDAVAASTAAVTPDRHALFALLSLWHPETHTFRLPAGPATFTLEDALLLAGLSPSGAPLDRPLTLAEEELRIRLVVEKEKIKELHPCARKAHRVSAELWLEWFDSRIRPGEDDELRWLGFLAYWLAFFVTPRLRSKGGELPECVFALAARLSLGECIALGPAVVANLYAEMDRIVTSRVTEGARGRVDVWAPLWLLQVWMWERYYSLRPPQLRAPEFPVSSVRVLYWTRRRSKTTAEDSLRVLQEEDCFEWRPYLENSLNWTEPKWFSKETVLVSSRGKDKPEWFEDYIAIIRQAVLTGLYGDGMDNSTIYNPHIVARQLGYDQDVPLSTVHGLDSGAIKVWIPGICRRGVVTKDYLEWCNGQFFRHQEANQYGSSVLACQENSVSSRSFDDDNRHVVDVTNKFGETTQKDNRKGIGEGQAAHENKTSAIVLDLSSSETDCSATVVKRKKGNKQRRDKLSEDVDMNMKKQKTSGIESREGPQCYEYRPSTESYLHFEGQKDPNSECNKRDELAQHDSDDECVVLESHDKKCEVINLDDDQEQSILDPEHHDSQLVLELEEFVRSGLFSQWEESSDEDEGGGRKREALKNSNNDPYAEAAMREYPLFFELIPQRPHYRGLVNDDALGDLAYCGLWFLLVGLAMEVLKTSCDTDTSEIAYLMKKAQELERLGFNVKHFIARLKEPQTRLKRLHDSRARLEDARTKEQESKGVKSLSSHLSNLKHNILTMERHLCENKQAFSASVHNESNEGIDLVSLEKEVEAAEKYCQAMKDEVAAIRLRNSEL from the coding sequence ATGCCCGCCCCCGATGTTCACGACGGCCGCCACGGCCCATCCTTCCTCCCCATCTCCATTCCCCCCTGCGGCCCAACACCACCGCCCctgtgctcctcctccgcgccccACCCCATCCCGCCGCTCTCCTTCCGCCACCTCTCCCCCTGCGCGCGCTGGTCCGCCTGGGTCACCACCGCCCTCTCCGATGCTGCGTTCGCGCCCCTCCTCCGTTCCGCGGCCATCTACGACGCCGTAGCGGCCTCCACGGCGGCCGTCACCCCCGACCGCCACGCCCTGTTtgctctcctctccctctggcATCCAGAAACCCACACCTTCCGCCTTCCCGCCGGCCCCGCCACGTTCACCCTCGAAgacgcgctcctcctcgccggcctgTCCCCCTCCGGCGCCCCGCTGGACAGGCCCCTCACCCTGGCTGAGGAGGAACTCCGCATCCGCCTTGTCgttgagaaggagaagatcaaggagcTCCACCCCTGCGCACGCAAAGCCCACCGCGTGTCGGCAGAGCTGTGGCTCGAGTGGTTCGACAGCAGAATCCGCCctggcgaggacgacgaacTGCGGTGGCTTGGATTCCTCGCGTATTGGCTAGCGTTTTTTGTTACCCCACGGCTACGGTCAAAGGGCGGGGAGCTGCCTGAGTGCGTGTTCGCACTTGCCGCACGGCTCAGTCTTGGTGAGTGCATTGCCCTTGGGCCAGCAGTGGTGGCTAATCTCTATGCTGAGATGGATAGGATTGTTACTTCCAGGGTCACGGAGGGGGCGAGGGGTCGTGTTGATGTTTGGGCACCGCTCTGGCTGTTGCAGGTATGGATGTGGGAGCGTTACTACTCCCTGCGACCGCCGCAGCTGAGGGCACCGGAGTTCCCTGTCTCCAGTGTTCGTGTACTCTACTGGACCCGCAGGAGGAGCAAGACCACAGCAGAGGACTCTTTACGTGTATTGCAGGAAGAGGATTGCTTTGAGTGGAGGCCTTACCTGGAGAACTCGCTCAACTGGACTGAACCCAAATGGTTCAGCAAGGAAACTGTTTTAGTGAGCTCAAGAGGTAAGGATAAGCCAGAGTGGTTTGAGGATTACATTGCAATTATCAGGCAAGCAGTGTTGACTGGATTGTATGGTGATGGCATGGATAATTCAACAATCTACAATCCACATATTGTCGCAAGGCAGCTTGGTTATGATCAGGATGTTCCTTTGTCTACTGTCCATGGACTTGATTCCGGAGCAATCAAGGTATGGATACCTGGCATCTGTAGACGTGGGGTGGTTACCAAGGATTATCTTGAATGGTGTAATGGGCAGTTCTTCAGGCATCAGGAAGCCAATCAATATGGTAGCTCAGTTCTAGCATGCCAGGAGAACAGTGTTAGTTCACGTTCATTTGATGATGATAACAGACATGTCGTAGACGTGACAAATAAATTTGGAGAAACCACCCAGAAAGATAACAGAAAAGGCATTGGAGAAGGGCAAGCAGCTCATGAGAATAAAACAAGTGCAATTGTCCTTGATCTTAGTTCATCTGAAACGGACTGCAGTGCAACTGTggtgaaaagaaagaaagggaatAAACAAAGAAGAGATAAACTTTCTGAAGATGTTGATATGAAtatgaagaaacaaaagacaTCTGGTATTGAGAGCCGTGAAGGTCCACAGTGCTATGAGTACAGACCTTCCACTGAGAGCTACTTGCATTTTGAAGGCCAGAAGGATCCTAATTCTGAGTGTAATAAACGTGATGAATTGGCACAACATGACAGTGATGATGAATGCGTTGTTCTTGAATCGCATGATAAGAAATGTGAAGTAATAAACCTTGACGATGATCAGGAACAGAGTATCCTTGATCCTGAACATCATGATAGCCAACTTGTCCTCGAGCTAGAAGAGTTTGTGCGCTCTGGGCTTTTTTCGCAATGGGAGGAAAGCTCCGACGAAGATGAAGGAGGTGGAAGAAAGCGAGAAGCACTGAAGAATAGCAATAATGACCCTTATGCTGAAGCTGCCATGAGGGAGTACCCTCTGTTCTTTGAGCTCATTCCCCAGAGACCACATTACAGAGGGTTGGTTAACGATGATGCTCTAGGTGATCTGGCGTACTGTGGACTGTGGTTTTTATTGGTGGGCCTGGCTATGGAGGTGCTCAAGACATCATGTGATACAGATACTTCTGAGATTGCATATTTGATGAAAAAAGCTCAGGAACTGGAACGACTTGGGTTCAACGTGAAGCATTTCATTGCCCGGCTGAAGGAGCCACAGACCAGACTTAAAAGGCTTCACGATTCCAGGGCAAGGCTCGAGGATGCCCGGACGAAGGAGCAAGAATCAAAAGGTGTTAAATCACTGTCAAGCCATCTAAGCAATCTGAAACACAATATACTAACAATGGAGAGACATTTGTGTGAAAACAAGCAAGCTTTTAGCGCATCTGTGCACAATGAATCGAATGAAGGAATTGATCTAGTCAGCTTGGAGAAGGAAGTAGAAGCTGCTGAAAAATATTGTCAGGCAATGAAGGATGAAGTGGCTGCAATAAGACTGAGAAACTCAGAACTTTGA
- the LOC100840016 gene encoding protein DETOXIFICATION 33 isoform X1: MKRLARKSWEESKLLWRVAFPAVLTEVFQFSIGFVTASFVGHIGVVELAAVTAVESILEGFAYGVLFGMGCALDTLCGQAVGAGHLDMLGVYVQQSWIVCGAAAAALAPVYALATPILRSLLRQPAAVADAAGPYARWAAPRLLAHAANFPLQKFFQTQSKVWALALISAVGLGAHVALTYVAVRRLGCGLRGAAVAGNVSYWLIDAAQLAYLLSGRFPDAWKGFSVDAFKNLAAFVKLSLVSAIMVCLEFWYYAALLILVGLLKNGQLQLDIMSVCINYEFWIMMVALGFSEAVSVRVSNELGAGRPKSAKFAVAVAATTTAFIGAIFMAVFFIWRSSLPRVFSENEEVIQGAARMGYLLAVTVFFVSIGPVLSGVAVGAGWQLLVAFVNIGCYYLVGIPAGVLFGFKFKLGALGIWMGMLTGTLLQMTILLCIIKRTQWEKQATLAAARILELGGKNEDQPLMTTTCTEDDPMDTANDEIYMQASKKNVELVCKEQV, from the exons ATGAAGAGGCTTGCTCGCAAGAGCTGGGAGGAGTCAAAGCTACTGTGGCGCGTGGCCTTCCCGGCGGTCCTGACCGAGGTGTTCCAGTTCTCCATCGGCTTCGTCACGGCCAGCTTCGTCGGCCACATCGGCGTCGTGGAGCTCGCCGCGGTCACCGCCGTAGAGAGCATCCTGGAGGGCTTCGCCTACGGAGTCCTG TTCGGCATGGGCTGCGCCCTGGACACGCTGTGCGGGCAGGCCGTGGGCGCGGGGCACCTGGACATGCTGGGCGTCTACGTGCAGCAGTCCTGGATCGtctgcggcgccgccgcggccgcgctcgCGCCGGTGTACGCCCTGGCGACGCCGATCCTGAGGTCCCTCCTCCGGcagcccgccgccgtggccgacgCCGCGGGCCCGTACGCGCGCTGGGCCGCCCCGCGGCTGCTGGCCCACGCCGCCAACTTCCCGCTGCAGAAGTTCTTCCAGACCCAGAGCAAGGTCTGGGCCCTGGCGCTCATCTCCGCCGTGGGCCTGGGGGCCCACGTCGCTCTCACCTATGTCGCCGTCAGGAGGCTCGGCTGCGGCCTCCGCggggccgccgtggccgggAACGTCTCCTACTGGCTTATCGACGCCGCGCAGCTCGCCTACTTGCTTAGCGGCAGATTCCCTGACGCCTGGAAGGGCTTCTCCGTCGATGCGTTCAAGAACCTCGCCGCGTTCGTCAAGCTCTCCCTCGTGTCAGCCATCATGGTCTG TTTGGAATTTTGGTACTACGCTGCATTGCTCATTCTTGTGGGTCTCCTGAAGAATGGCCAACTCCAGCTGGATATCATGTCAGTTTG CATCAACTACGAGTTCTGGATCATGATGGTCGCACTAGGCTTCAGCGAAGCAGTCAG CGTTAGGGTGTCGAACGAGCTCGGAGCGGGCAGACCAAAGTCGGCCAAGTTCgcggtggccgtggcggcCACAACAACGGCCTTCATCGGTGCCATCTTCATGGCTGTCTTCTTCATTTGGAGGAGTAGCTTGCCTAGGGTCTTCAGCGAAAACGAGGAGGTGATACAGGGAGCCGCAAGGATGGGGTATCTGCTCGCTGTCACTGTCTTCTTCGTCAGTATCGGGCCAGTGCTCTCGG gtgtGGCTGTAGGAGCAGGGTGGCAATTGCTGGTAGCATTCGTAAACATCGGTTGTTACTATTTGGTGGGCATTCCAGCTGGGGTCCTGTTTGGTTTCAAGTTTAAACTGGGGGCATTG GGGATATGGATGGGCATGCTAACAGGCACGTTACTTCAGATGACCATACTTCTTTGCATTATCAAGAGAACACAGTGGGAGAAACAG GCCACATTGGCAGCAGCGAGGATCTTAGAGTTGGGAGGAAAGAACGAGGACCAGCCGTTGATGACAACGACGTGCACAGAAGATGATCCGATGGATACTGCAAATGATGAAATTTATatgcaagcaagcaagaaaaATGTAGAATTAGTGTGTAAAGAACAAGTATAG